One stretch of Oncorhynchus masou masou isolate Uvic2021 chromosome 9, UVic_Omas_1.1, whole genome shotgun sequence DNA includes these proteins:
- the LOC135545500 gene encoding cyclin-G1-like, with product MLPTVTGPGALAFAVQLKALTDQEFRYQPKLSGLRIIETAHDNGLRMTARLREYEVRDLLSLTRFFGFSAETFSLAVNLLDRFLAVMKIQPKHLSCVGLSCFYIAVKTSEEGKNVPVANELIRIGQNRFTVSDMMRMEKIILQKLYWKVKAPTALYFLRLFYSRIQDTLEDDCKEIMNVERLEAQLKACHCSFTFSKVKPSLLALSLLALELQEQHDHEHIDKLLNTFQCLQQQLTVREGDLVIVTELVMKCLIEYSTTRVSRPNSQRLRWILSGRTQRTLKHSYYKIAHMPTIPESAY from the exons aTGCTTCCCACAGTGACTGGACCAGGGGCTCTGGCCTTTGCCGTGCAGTTGAAGGCTCTGACTGACCAGGAGTTCAGGTACCAGCCCAAGCTGAGCGGGCTGAGGATCATTGAGACGGCCCATGACAACGGCCTGAGGATGACCGCCCGGCTCAGGGAGTACGAGGTGAGGGACCTCCTGTCTCTGACCAGGTTCTTTGGCTTCAGCGCAGAGACGTTCTCCCTGGCCGTCAACCTGCTGGACCGCTTCCTCGCTGTAATGAAG ATCCAGCCGAAGCACCTGTCATGCGTGGGCCTGTCCTGTTTCTACATCGCTGTGAAGACGTCAGAGGAGGGGAAGAATGTCCCCGTGGCCAACGAGCTGATCCGGATCGGCCAGAACCGTTTCACTGTGTCTGACATGATGAGGATGGAGAAGATCATTCTGCAGAAACTCTACTGGAAGGTCAAAGCCCCCACGGCCCTCTACTTCCTCAGGCTGTTCTACAGCCGGATACAGGACACGCTTGAGGATGACTG CAAGGAGATCATGAACGTTGAGAGACTAGAAGCACAGCTGAAAGCCTGCCATTGCTCTTTCACTTTCTCCAAAGTCAAG CCCTCTCTGCTTGCCCTGTCCTTGTTGGCCTTGGAGCTTCAGGAGCAGCATGACCATGAGCACATAGACAAGCTGCTCAACACCTTCCAGTGTCTACAGCAGCAACTCACT GTCCGAGAAGGAGACCTGGTTATCGTGACAGAGTTGGTTATGAAGTGTCTGATTGAGTATTCAACCACCAGGGTCTCCAGGCCCAACAGCCAGAGGCTTCGTTGGATCCTCTCTGGCAGAACGCAACGCACGTTGAAACACAGCTACTACAAGATCGCCCATATGCCCACAATCCCCGAGTCCGCCTACTGA